One Peribacillus simplex NBRC 15720 = DSM 1321 genomic region harbors:
- a CDS encoding nucleotidyltransferase family protein → MDNIFDSDLAQIPKELSLLLEILKTDEDNIQIPISMNEIDWGKFLHLALHHRVYSLIYSKLKKLDKEWIPSYVIRILRQEYKENTFRMLLLTGEMEQISKLFTENKIPLLYLKGPVIAADLYGDISLRTSRDLDVLIPITDLKRVDELLLNFGYEREKRASFLNEWKYRDHHVTYIHPQKNIHLEIHWRLQRRPSMEPNFFELWERKRLSKLTTYPVYFLGEEDLFLFLISHGARHGWFRLRWLLDIDRNLRKGINIEKINLLLKDYHNHNMLGQAIILASQLLDTPIIGDMQIFTERNGSKKLARKALYFVKGTESLEEIMSTKDYKRYLYSLKSNKQKFLSILILFYPSKVDEKTLKLPKLLHFLYFPLRPLLWVWRKIVGKFSKKWNENNTTTKIT, encoded by the coding sequence ATGGATAACATTTTCGACAGTGACTTGGCACAAATACCTAAGGAATTAAGTTTGTTACTTGAAATACTAAAGACGGACGAAGATAATATACAGATACCAATATCAATGAATGAGATTGATTGGGGAAAATTCCTTCATTTAGCGTTGCATCATCGAGTTTATTCATTAATTTATTCAAAGTTAAAAAAGTTAGATAAAGAATGGATTCCTTCATATGTTATTCGAATTTTGCGCCAAGAATACAAAGAAAATACTTTTCGAATGCTTCTTCTAACCGGAGAAATGGAACAAATAAGTAAATTGTTTACCGAGAATAAGATACCTCTTCTATATTTAAAAGGCCCAGTAATTGCAGCAGATCTATATGGAGATATTTCACTGCGAACTTCCAGAGATTTAGACGTTTTAATTCCGATAACCGATTTAAAAAGAGTAGATGAACTTCTTTTGAATTTTGGATATGAGAGGGAGAAGAGGGCAAGTTTCTTAAATGAGTGGAAGTATAGAGACCATCATGTAACATACATACATCCGCAGAAGAATATCCATCTTGAAATTCATTGGAGACTTCAACGTAGACCATCTATGGAACCTAACTTTTTTGAATTGTGGGAACGTAAAAGATTAAGTAAACTTACAACCTATCCTGTCTATTTCTTGGGAGAAGAGGATCTGTTTTTATTTCTTATTTCTCACGGTGCTCGTCATGGTTGGTTTCGTCTTCGTTGGTTGTTAGATATTGATAGGAATTTAAGAAAAGGAATAAATATTGAAAAAATTAATTTATTACTAAAGGATTACCATAACCATAATATGTTGGGACAAGCAATTATATTGGCTTCACAGTTATTAGATACTCCAATTATAGGAGATATGCAAATATTTACAGAAAGAAATGGTTCAAAAAAGTTGGCACGAAAGGCATTATATTTTGTCAAAGGAACGGAATCTTTAGAAGAGATTATGTCTACTAAAGATTATAAGCGTTATTTATATTCATTAAAATCAAACAAACAGAAATTCCTTTCCATCTTGATCTTATTTTATCCTAGTAAAGTCGATGAAAAAACCTTAAAGTTGCCTAAACTCCTACACTTTTTATATTTTCCGTTACGCCCATTATTATGGGTTTGGAGAAAGATAGTGGGTAAATTTTCTAAAAAATGGAATGAGAATAATACAACAACAAAAATCACTTGA